A stretch of the Lineus longissimus chromosome 10, tnLinLong1.2, whole genome shotgun sequence genome encodes the following:
- the LOC135494782 gene encoding uncharacterized protein LOC135494782, giving the protein MCYMFFIDKVSQAEAIDACKSKDNSDLLSIQNQDEQDFIDKALSYDYLDHWTLGKKAAYHDVNRALKKPAWQSSTSPKIGLAVNAVDGNFEDTFEYNSCTHTMLEANAWWAVDLANAYSVTGINLQNRGDCCAERLSNFDVVVSNTKPPTSGALPNLAKLVSEGLCMTQLDPLPRGKTSLKCITPKDGSYVYVILKGRGTLTICEAEVFGVRVDFTYAGEEIKYGNWLPNELLTETAHGEEACISLVKDIFIKGFLLMKWKWNTKPCTEKKSFVCQHVAKRCPALPTAQFVEPHPAKPYIELTINFKCALGYEMPNYRLRYKKWKAKKPPSNETTLTKAWQAVRPNITKKPSMRYTCEYPGKWSKGSLAPCEAKRCPSLPEVKHAVTNSSAYVYPAWVGYQCEHGYHYAYDNTSSKVSWCSPDMEWIDVPDDCEPVECELFPRVGNATLNSAKNRYKETVIWTCNQGFMFPDRAVSKWISCRENFVNWQIGRWNISKLDDCIPLVCPDPPQPMNTNMSSYGTAYKTVILYSCVSEEFEFPAGDAEMQTECVDGAQWRPTPSPCREKPKKLKLKGKFYVPPPKESPSAEAVGTLAMIIMIILVIIMVLMDLNSMLQGFRLLRFNLKSRFCHKKQH; this is encoded by the exons ATGTGCTATATGTTCTTCATCGACAAAGTCAGCCAGGCAGAGGCTATAGACGCCTGCAAGAGCAAGGACAACTCTGATCTCCTCTCAATACAGAATCAAGACGAACAAGACTTTATAGATAAAGCACTCAGCTATGATTATTTGGACCATTGGACGCTGGGGAAGAAAGCTG CATATCATGATGTCAATCGCGCCTTGAAGAAACCAGCCTGGCAATCCAGCACCTCTCCGAAAATCGGCCTTGCAGTGAACGCAGTTGACGGGAACTTCGAGGATACGTTTGAGTACAATTCTTGCACACACACCATGCTCGAGGCGAATGCTTGGTGGGCTGTTGACCTTGCAAATGCCTACTCGGTGACGGGGATCAACTTGCAGAATCGTGGTGACTGCTGCG CTGAGCGTCTGTCTAATTTTGATGTTGTCGTGTCAAACACCAAACCACCGACATCCGGGGCTCTGCCAAACCTGGCGAAGCTAGTATCGGAGGGACTGTGTATGACCCAGCTTGATCCCCTGCCAAGGGGCAAGACATCATTGAAGTGCATCACTCCGAAAGATGGTAGCTACGTCTATGTCATCTTGAAGGGAAGAGGTACACTTACAATATGTGAAGCTGAGGTATTCGGAG TCCGAGTGGACTTCACATACGCTGGGGAAGAGATTAAGTATGGTAACTGGCTGCCGAATGAGTTGCTCACTGAGACAGCTCACGGCGAGGAGGCCTGCATCAGTCTCGTCAAGGACATCTTCATCAAGGGATTCCTCCTGATGAAATGGAAATGGAACACTAAACCTTGCACGGAGAAAAAAAGCTTTGTGTGTCAGCATGTGG CCAAGCGCTGCCCAGCCCTGCCGACAGCTCAGTTCGTTGAGCCTCATCCAGCCAAGCCTTACATCGAACTCACCATTAACTTCAAGTGTGCGCTAGGTTACGAGATGCCCAACTACAGGCTGCGTTACAAGAAATGGAAGGCAAAGAAACCAC CATCGAATGAAACAACTTTGACCAAGGCCTGGCAGGCGGTGAGGCCAAATATAACGAAGAAGCCTTCAATGAGATATACCTGTGAATATCCTGGTAAATGGAGCAAGGGGTCTCTCGCTCCTTGTGAAG CTAAACGTTGCCCTAGTCTGCCAGAAGTCAAGCACGCTGTAACGAATTCTAGTGCATACGTCTATCCGGCATGGGTCGGATATCAATGTGAACATGGCTATCACTATGCCTATGATAATACAAGTTCCAAGGTGAGCTGGTGCAGCCCGGATATGGAATGGATCGATGTACCCGATGATTGTGAAC CTGTTGAATGCGAACTCTTCCCAAGAGTTGGTAACGCAACTCTAAACTCTGCCAAAAATCGCTACAAGGAGACCGTGATATGGACCTGCAACCAGGGTTTCATGTTCCCGGACAGGGCAGTCAGTAAATGGATATCCTGCAGAGAGAACTTCGTCAACTGGCAGATTGGAAGATGGAATATTAGCAAGCTGGATGACTGCATCC CACTGGTATGTCCAGACCCGCCACAACCAATGAACACAAACATGAGCTCCTATGGGACAGCCTACAAGACAGTGATATTGTATTCCTGCGTCAGTGAGGAGTTCGAGTTCCCAGCAGGGGATGCAGAGATGCAGACAGAGTGTGTTGATGGGGCGCAGTGGCGACCGACGCCGTCCCCTTGTCGGG AAAAAccgaagaaattgaagttgaagGGGAAATTTTATGTACCGCCGCCCAAAGAGTCTCCATCCGCGGAAGCTGTTGGAACACTTGCAATGATAATCATGATTATCCTCGTGATAATCATGGTCTTGATGGACCTCAACTCCATGTTGCAAGGATTTAGGTTGCTGCGATTCAACCTGAAGTCGAGGTTCTGTCATAAGAAGCAGCACTAG